The Anguilla rostrata isolate EN2019 chromosome 1, ASM1855537v3, whole genome shotgun sequence nucleotide sequence GTGTGTTCATCACCTGGGCCTCAAATtcagagagctctgtgtgtccTCTCTTGGGGCGAGAAGGTCGACTCCCTTCGTGCAGGGGTTTGCTGGGGCTTTGGAGGGGCTCTGGTGTAGCAGGGCAGGGGCGCTGCAGGGGCTGTGAAGGACCAGGTGTGGGCATGCGGGGGCACTCAAAGGGCATCACGGGTCCTGGTGTGACCCCGCAGAAGTTCTCCTGAGGCGTGAGCTCGCAGAAGTTCTCCTGAGACGTCACCGGGCGCATCACAAGGCTGATGTCTGGGTTGGTGGCTGTGCTGCGGGAGGGCACCTCAGCATCACTCAGTATGGGGCTCGGCTCCGATGCTGAGAAACTGTCCGTTTCAGAAGCACCCTCGCCATGCCTCATGTTGGAAGATGTCGGCCTGTCCTTGACGTAGGGGTCGAGGAAGTGAAGCAGTGGCATGAATTTCCATGTCCTCCTTGGCTCTTCTGCC carries:
- the LOC135253221 gene encoding uncharacterized protein LOC135253221 isoform X2, which encodes MEERLIAAVMTFPELYNPAMREYKDGNRRAVAWRCIALQVPISEEDAKKKWRNLRDRYRKEHMAEKKRRSRSAEEPRRTWKFMPLLHFLDPYVKDRPTSSNMRHGEGASETDSFSASEPSPILSDAEVPSRSTATNPDISLVMRPVTSQENFCELTPQENFCGVTPGPVMPFECPRMPTPGPSQPLQRPCPATPEPLQSPSKPLHEGSRPSRPKRGHTELSEFEAQVMNTLSSRPDEEEHFGLSLAATLRRLPPSKRRLLRCHIEQLVYEVEFGDGLCNRGYALTSLSHRNTPPQSD